In Hyperolius riggenbachi isolate aHypRig1 chromosome 10, aHypRig1.pri, whole genome shotgun sequence, a genomic segment contains:
- the LOC137537092 gene encoding zinc finger protein 300-like, translated as MNLIRQSDHYNSQEMEFMETLFHFVLDNNYFMYKEEFFLQQRGTAMGSNVAPSFAGAFMHDFESKYVYPHVAFARHCCVWWRYIDDIFAIWRGDIGSLMSFHSELNNFHPNIGFEIVHDKIEIHFLDTTIRRQGCSLSSNLYQKPTDRNQLLRFGSYHPPAVFRSVARSQLMRVNRIVSDETQAAQARQRMCERLSERGYPDSLLQEELQRVMEPDSSSNDQKCTQPRLPFVCQFHGFSHKVFASVRRHWHMLADAYPEIPEFALPPIPAYRRNETVVLYQPAHQQQLPGMVGCSSHTFHKMAIAQQAEHTSRKLEIPTSCTDHMATLLTMHENQSHMTERILDLILEIIHLLTGESFLPMKSGDQVTITVRPAYSLILEAHKKKILEFTNKITELLTGEVPIRCEDVTICFSMEEWQYIEGHKDLYKDTMMENQLPLTSPDGTSNQNPPERCTGPLYSQDCKQEDHTTLHHYQAEEQIILKVKIKEEEESYVKGNLQSLEEDEKTETIKQEEFSLHISTDGQYFGNPSEEQLISPLDDAAEDNGVNQCSPEGNPITETTHHRLEERSPDPSNPVESHKNPNIITPSLNSGHHSANEGSIHSPGRRFSCSVCGKGFTRKAGLLNHQRTHTGERPFSCSACGKTFIHKTGLLSHQKTHTGERPFSCSVCRKGFRHKGGLLIHQRTHTGERPFSCAECGKGFSDRGNLVRHERIHRGERPFSCAECGKSYTQNGDLIAHQRVHRGERPFPCSECGKTFTTKGYLRSHQRTHTGENPFSCAECGKSFSQKGHLVKHQRIHIGESPFPCSECGESFEQREELQRHQRSHPSEQPFSCSECGKCFKQKENLQIHQRSHTGERPFSCTQCGKCFARKGVLLIHQRRHASDRPFSCAECGKSYILMSDLRRHQKSHMTMPPFSC; from the exons ATGAACTTGATACGACAAAGTGATCATTATAATAGCCAGGAAATGGAGTTCATGGAAACGTTATTTCATTTTGTGTTGGACAACAATTACTTTATGTACAAAGAGGAATTTTTTCTTCAACAACGGGGCACTGCAATGGGATCCAATGTCGCTCCGTCTTTCGCTGGTGCGTTTATGCACGATTTTGAGTCTAAATACGTCTATCCTCATGTAGCGTTCGCCAGACATTGTTGCGTCTGGTGGCGCTACATAGACGACATCTTTGCGATATGGCGGGGCGACATTGGATCCCTCATGTCCTTTCATTCTGAACTTAACAACTTCCATCCTAATATTGGGTTTGAAATTGTCCATGACAAAATTGAAATCCACTTCTTGGATACTACTATTCGGAGACAGGGATGTTCCCTGTCTTCTAATTTGTACCAGAAACCGACTGACCGTAATCAGCTTCTTCGCTTTGGGAGCTATCACCCACCCGCTGTCTTTCGCTCTGTGGCCAGGAGCCAGCTGATGCGGGTAAATAGGATAGTCTCTGATGAGACACAGGCTGCACAGGCTAGACAGCGGATGTGTGAGAGGCTCTCAGAGCGTGGATATCCGGATTCTTTATTACAGGAGGAGTTGCAAAGAGTCATGGAGCCCGACTCCTCTTCCAATGACCAAAAATGTACCCAACCACGTCTTCCATTTGTGTGCCAGTTTCATGGTTTTTCCCATAAGGTCTTTGCAAGCGTGAGGCGACATTGGCACATGCTTGCGGACGCCTATCCGGAAATACCGGAATTTGCTTTGCCCCCTATTCCTGCATATAGGAGAAACGAGACTGTGG tgctgTATCAGCCAGCTCACCAGCAACAATTACCCGGAATGGTAGGCTGCAGTTCCCATACTTTCCACAAGATGGCGATCGCACAGCAAGCCGAGCACACAAGCAGGAAGTTGGAG ATACCAACTTCCTGTACAGATCACATGGCCACCTTACTGACCATGCATGAGAACCAaagtcacatgactgagaggatattAGACCTCATCCTGGAGATTATTcacctgctgactggagag AGTTTTCTTCCCATGAAGTCTGGTGACCAGGTGACCATCACAGTCCGTCCAGCTTACTCCCTGATTCTTGAGGCACATAAAAAGAAGATTTTAGAGTTCACCAACAAGATCactgagctgctgacaggagag gttcctataaggtgtGAGGACGTCACCATCTGTTTCTctatggaggagtggcagtatatagaaggacacaaggacctctacaaggacaccatgatggagaatcagctgcccctcacatcaccgg atggaacCAGTAAccaaaacccaccagagagatgtacaggtcctctttattcccaggattgtaaacaggaagatcacaccaccctccaccattatcag GCTGAAGAACAGATTATTTTAAAAGTTAAAattaaggaagaagaggagtcgtatgTGAAAGGCAATCTGCAGTCTCTGGAGGAGGATGAAAAGACCGAGACAATTAAACAGGAGGAATTTTCTCTGCATATCAGTACAG ATGGGCAGTATTTTGGGAACCCTTCTGAAGAACAACTTATCTCCCCTTTAGATGATGCTGCAGAAGATAATGGTGTCAATCAATGTTCTCCAGAAGGAAACCCCATTACAGAGACTACACATCACAGACTTGAGGAGAGATCACCAGATCCCTCTAATCCTGTGGAAtctcataaaaacccaaatatCATCACTCCAAGTTTGAATTCAGGACATCACAGTGCTAATGAAGGAAGTATTCACAGCCCTGGGCGTCGGTTCTCatgttcagtgtgtgggaaaggttttaccCGTAAAGCAGGCCTGCTGAATcaccagagaactcacactggagagCGGCCATTTTCATGTTCAGCGTGTGGGAAAACCTTTATTCACAAAACAGGACTTCTTAGCCACCAAAAAACTCATACCGGTGAGCGGCCTTTTTCGTGTTCAGTGTGCAGAAAAGGTTTCCGACACAAAGGAGGCCTTCTCATTCACCAAAGAACGCACACCGGCGAGCGTCCCTTTTCCTGTGCAGAGTGTGGTAAAGGCTTCAGCGACAGAGGCAATCTTGTTAGACACGAGAGAATTCACAGAGGCGAGCGTCCgttttcatgtgcagagtgtgggaaaagctaCACACAGAATGGAGACCTTATTGCACACCAGAGAGTTCACAGAGGTGAACGTCCTTTtccttgttcagagtgtgggaaaacttTCACAACAAAAGGATACCTTCGTTCTCACCAGAGAACCCACACAGGCGAAAATCCTTTTtcctgtgcagagtgtgggaaatctttttcTCAGAAGGGACATCTTGTTAAGCACCAGAGAATTCACATTGGTGAGAGTCCAtttccatgttcagagtgtggggaaaGTTTTGAGCAGCGAGAAGAGCTCCAGAGGCACCAGAGAAGTCACCCTAGTGAgcagcctttttcatgttcagagtgtgggaagtgttttaaacagaaggaaaacctccagatccaccagagaagtcacactggGGAACGGCCGTTTTCATGCAcacagtgtgggaaatgctttgcccGTAAAGGAGTTCTTCTCATACACCAGAGAAGGCACGCAAGTGACCGCCCCTTTtcgtgtgcagagtgtgggaaaagctaTATTCTTATGTCAGACCTTCGTAGACACCAGAAAAGTCACATGACCATGCCTCCGTTTTCTTGCTGA